From the Tribolium castaneum strain GA2 chromosome 2, icTriCast1.1, whole genome shotgun sequence genome, one window contains:
- the LOC103314325 gene encoding odorant receptor 43a, whose protein sequence is MKKLNFAICSFNSTLLLLQTIHIITSTNKILLMSAYGPMMGFSCFVIFQALAQTVYEKTVLELLCEFYSLYWPLDNVNPGKFLKQFRFLYVISFVTGGMFITSVLLVSPVFKNEKDIFLIREMFHNWGQILEVVFWAGLFFQTVWAILIACVLAYAIFGIKFQLSLLLYQIKGMKGLRHQSMVKEKLHSVIRRHVCLTGFVRKVVKTYWGLLQVEVCMFLVVNISMLFFFINSFSRSDWQHNLRPLCITVTSFMLTTCLIVLCLQIPDMTGRIFDTTLELPWHLWNSKNRRTLLIFMTNSVQPIYINILGLGRLNSSSVSEYVKMIYSTTTVLCSLREGKK, encoded by the exons atgaaaaaactaaatttcgCCATTTGCTCATTCAATTCGACACTTCTATTGTTACAAACGATTCACATCATTACCAgtactaataaaatattgttaatgtCAGCTTATGGGCCCATGATGGGATTCTCGTGTTTT GTCATTTTCCAAGCGCTTGCCCAAACAGTTTACGAGAAAACTGTCCTAGAGCTTTTGTGTGAATTCTATTCCCTATACTGGCCGCTGGATAACGTCAATCCTGGcaaatttctaaaacaatTTCGGTTTTTGTATGTTATTTCATTCGTTACTGGTGGTATGTTCATAACTTCAGTTTTACTCGTTTCTCCCGTATTTAAGAACGAAAAAGACATATTCCTGATCAGAGAAATGTTCCATAATTGGGGGCAAATCCTAGAAGTCGTGTTTTGGGCcggtttattttttcagactGTGTGGGCGATTTTGATCGCTTGTGTGCTAGCTTACGCAATTTTCGGGATAAAATTTCAGTTGTCATTGTTACTTTATCAAATAAAAGGGATGAAGGGTTTGAGGCACCAGAGCATGGTCAAAGAAAAGTTGCATTCTGTTATCAGACGACACGTTTGTTTGACAGG ATTCGTTCGGAAAGTTGTTAAAACGTACTGGGGCCTCCTGCAAGTCGAAGTCTGCATGTTTCTCGTCGTCAACATTTCGATGCTTTTCTTCTTCATAAAC tcaTTTTCTCGGAGTGACTGGCAACATAATCTTCGCCCATTGTGTATCACTGTCACAAGTTTTATGCTGACAACGTGTCTGATTGTTTTGTGTTTACAGATCCCTGATATG ACGGGGCGCATTTTTGACACAACTCTCGAACTTCCGTGGCACTTATGGAATAGTAAAAATAGAAGGACTCTGCTTATTTTTATGACCAATTCAGTGCAAcctatttatataaatatactAGGGTTGGGACGTTTGAATTCAAGCTCCGTTTCGGAA tacgTTAAAATGATCTATTCGACCACGACGGTCCTGTGCAGTCTCAGAGAAGGAAAAAAATGA
- the rogdi gene encoding protein rogdi isoform X2 — translation MVECEKEEALNLQKEFEWVLHQEVHKGLDQIHQILTECAGRFPVRLYGHDNSSKQDKFVLSVPSDQVKCVVTLTGDSITHADITFKVTRQTNTTMVRTTIQNDCPWKLQQVQDAANHLQQAINHIDDVGKNYKSSDEVLHVLGNILGSLQRGRTSLIVPRKRAIDDLMRSLNMKSLNPNLSEDLAISFYIQSHKLIFAIYQLTNSHGTMKYDSTHAESSVPWLNEVLVFFTVGLQLCQQLKDKICVFSQYKDFTVGSRPSSPIQT, via the exons ATGGTAGAGTGCGAGAAGGAGGAAGCGCTAAATTTG CAAAAGGAGTTCGAGTGGGTGCTGCACCAGGAGGTGCACAAGGGCCTCGACCAGATCCACCAGATCCTGACG GAGTGCGCAGGGAGGTTTCCTGTGCGGTTATACGGTCATGACAATTCGAGTAAACAGGACAAGTTCGTGCTGTCTGTGCCCTCAGACCAGGTCAAATGCGTCGTTACGCTGACCGGGGACAGCATCACGCATGCT GATATTACTTTTAAAGTCACTAGACAGACGAACACGACGATGGTTCGCACAACCATCCAGAATGACTGTCCTTGGAAGCTGCAGCAGGTGCAGGATGCGGCCAATCACCTCCAACAGGCCATAAATCACATTGACGATGTGGggaaaaattacaa GTCCTCGGACGAGGTCTTGCACGTGCTGGGGAACATCTTGGGGAGCCTGCAAAGGGGGCGCACTAGTCTGATCGTGCCCCGGAAGCGGGCCATTGACGACCTGATGCGGAGTCTAAATATG AAATCGCTAAACCCCAATTTGAGCGAAGATCTGGCCATTAGTTTTTACATACAGAGCcataaattgatttttgcgATCTATCAACTGACTAATAGTCACGGGACCATGAAATATGACTCCACACATGCCGAAAGCTCGGTGCCGTGGCTTAACGAGGTGCTCGTGTTTTTCACAGTAGGCTTGCAGTTGTGCCAGCAACTTAAAGATAAG ATCTGTGTCTTTTCCCAGTATAAGGACTTTACCGTGGGCTCACGTCCGAGCAGTCCGATTCAGACATAA
- the rogdi gene encoding protein rogdi isoform X1, with protein MVECEKEEALNLQKEFEWVLHQEVHKGLDQIHQILTECAGRFPVRLYGHDNSSKQDKFVLSVPSDQVKCVVTLTGDSITHADITFKVTRQTNTTMVRTTIQNDCPWKLQQVQDAANHLQQAINHIDDVGKNYKFKSSDEVLHVLGNILGSLQRGRTSLIVPRKRAIDDLMRSLNMKSLNPNLSEDLAISFYIQSHKLIFAIYQLTNSHGTMKYDSTHAESSVPWLNEVLVFFTVGLQLCQQLKDKICVFSQYKDFTVGSRPSSPIQT; from the exons ATGGTAGAGTGCGAGAAGGAGGAAGCGCTAAATTTG CAAAAGGAGTTCGAGTGGGTGCTGCACCAGGAGGTGCACAAGGGCCTCGACCAGATCCACCAGATCCTGACG GAGTGCGCAGGGAGGTTTCCTGTGCGGTTATACGGTCATGACAATTCGAGTAAACAGGACAAGTTCGTGCTGTCTGTGCCCTCAGACCAGGTCAAATGCGTCGTTACGCTGACCGGGGACAGCATCACGCATGCT GATATTACTTTTAAAGTCACTAGACAGACGAACACGACGATGGTTCGCACAACCATCCAGAATGACTGTCCTTGGAAGCTGCAGCAGGTGCAGGATGCGGCCAATCACCTCCAACAGGCCATAAATCACATTGACGATGTGGggaaaaattacaagtttaA GTCCTCGGACGAGGTCTTGCACGTGCTGGGGAACATCTTGGGGAGCCTGCAAAGGGGGCGCACTAGTCTGATCGTGCCCCGGAAGCGGGCCATTGACGACCTGATGCGGAGTCTAAATATG AAATCGCTAAACCCCAATTTGAGCGAAGATCTGGCCATTAGTTTTTACATACAGAGCcataaattgatttttgcgATCTATCAACTGACTAATAGTCACGGGACCATGAAATATGACTCCACACATGCCGAAAGCTCGGTGCCGTGGCTTAACGAGGTGCTCGTGTTTTTCACAGTAGGCTTGCAGTTGTGCCAGCAACTTAAAGATAAG ATCTGTGTCTTTTCCCAGTATAAGGACTTTACCGTGGGCTCACGTCCGAGCAGTCCGATTCAGACATAA
- the TpnC73F gene encoding troponin C produces the protein MDELPPEQIAVLRKAFEAFDNQKSGSIPCDMVSDILRLMGQPFDKKILEELIEEVDADKSGRLEFEEFVTLAAKFIVEEDDEAMQKELKEAFRLYDKEGNGYIPTTCLREILRELDDQLTDKELDMMIEEIDTDGSGTVDFDEFMEMMTGEV, from the exons ATG GATGAACTTCCGCCAGAACAAATCGCCG TATTGCGCAAAGCCTTCGAGGCCTTCGACAACCAGAAGTCCGGGAGCATCCCCTGCGACATGGTCTCGGACATCCTGCGCCTGATGGGCCAGCCCTTCGACAAGAAGATCCTGGAGGAGCTGATCGAGGAGGTGGACGCCGACAAGTCGGGCCGGCTCGAGTTCGAGGAGTTCGTCACTCTGGCCGCCAAGTTCATCGTGGAGGAGGACGACGAGGCCATGCAGAAGGAGCTGAAGGAGGCCTTCAGGCTGTACGACAAGGAGGGCAATGGCTACATTCCCACCACGTGCCTCCGGGAGATCCTGCGGGAGCTGGACGACCAGCTGACGGACAAGGAGCTGGACATGATGATTGAGGAAATCGACACCGACGGCTCGGGAACCGTCGACTTCGATG AATTCATGGAGATGATGACCGGGGAGGTGTGA
- the LOC662836 gene encoding NCK-interacting protein with SH3 domain, whose translation MSQKIVLTGTLDMLHSLYDFKATYAKTLSFRTNEYFILHQSNTKHKNWWEVINEAGEMGFIPSNYVETVTVNPSFYLQFVDNCLENLKKRAPVENLTDRHEIILRLKEVKKEIEELPEVGGHGDDLKTLHYKNSDMGRFESMSSQSSLLTELKNDIEEPIKPVKANKERVRKSIENIHEEVISECCNDVKKAELPSPAITDQSVYELVESVRINTQLSYEMSRVAVVTVVQGLHELLPASVFPYLSTILSQVQKSLNVDDVQIDQTHDASRLKIIFNELTSCKEDSQQRSWMLHEDEDVIKEYLLELISILSNADASISRHVISRDQYHCIVTLIQFYQMEIRWSIRQLLLQTFGVLCSLDKTVVSIMLNSILPGELARDMMANARNIPKLNYSSILLTMIFSMGEPMPITHHELLGANFLSFLLNNIEYPPDTDIDEQIPDLFLNCVISFNLQFEDCDENPVLSALEERDVAKTFTEKILLLLNREHDPVRIFEHEPAPPHALLKLFVDLLSRKTTAALFYTNDIKVLIDIVVRNVADLSPGDKRRQQYIELCRLVMRNTNYDEHRHRLDDILKSFTRIFCEESELSKTDQQLVREISHEFPHFFK comes from the exons ATGTCACAGAAGATAGTTTTAACAG GCACCCTCGACATGCTCCACAGTCTCTACGACTTCAAAGCAACGTACGCAAAAACCCTCAGTTTTCGCACCAACGAATACTTCATCCTGCACCAAAGCAACACCAAGCACAAAAACTGGTGGGAAGTGATAAACGAAGCTGGGGAAATGGGGTTCATCCCCTCGAACTACGTCGAGACTGTCACTGTGAACCCCTCGTTTTACCTCCAGTTCGTCGACAACTGTCTCGAGAACCTGAAGAAGCGCGCGCCGGTGGAGAACCTCACCGACCGCCACGAAATCATCCTGCGCTTGAAAGAAGTGAAGAAGGAGATCGAGGAGCTGCCCGAGGTCGGGGGTCACGGGGACGACCTCAAGACGTTACATTACAAAAACTCGGATATGGGGCGGTTTGAGAGCATGAGCTCGCAGTCTTCGCTCCTAACCGAACTAAAAAACGACATTGAGGAGCCCATCAAGCCTGTGAAAGCGAACAAAGAACGCGTGAGGAAGTCCATCGAAAACATTCACGAGGAGGTGATTTCCGAGTGTTGCAACGACGTGAAAAAGGCAGAGCTGCCCTCGCCCGCAATCACAGACCAGTCCGTCTACGAGCTGGTTGAGAGTGTGAGGATTAATACGCAGTTGTCTTACGAAATGTCGCGGGTGGCTGTGGTTACGGTCGTTCAGGGGCTGCACGAGCTGCTGCCAGCGTCGGTGTTTCCATACTTAAGCACGATTCTGTCACAAGTACAAAAATCGCTCAATGTGGATGACGTCCAAATTGACCAAACGCACGATGCTAGTCGACTTAAGATCATCTTTAATGAGCTCACTTCGTGTAAGGAGGACTCGCAGCAGAGGAGTTGGATGCTTCATGAAGATGAGGATGTGATCAAAGAGTATCTCTTGGAGTTAATCTCGATTTTG TCAAACGCCGATGCGAGCATTTCTCGCCATGTCATTTCCCGAGACCAATACCACTGTATCGTCACCCTGATCCAGTTTTACCAAATGGAAATCCGCTGGTCGATCCGCCAGCTCTTACTCCAAACGTTCGGCGTTCTGTGCAGTCTGGACAAAACCGTCGTCAGCATAATGCTCAACTCGATCCTCCCAGGAGAGCTTGCCAG GGATATGATGGCGAACGCTCGCAACATTCCCAAATTAAACTACTCCTCCATTCTCCTCACCATGATTTTCTCCATGGGCGAGCCCATGCCCATCACCCACCACG aACTACTCGGGGCGAATTTCTTGTCATTCCTCCTCAATAACATTGAGTATCCGCCCGATACGGACATCGACGAGCAAATCCCCGATTTGTTCCTCAATTGCGTCATTTCGTTCAATTTGCAGTTTGAGGACTGTGACGAAAATCCGGTCCTCAGCGCGTTAGAGGAGCGCGACGTTGCGAAAACCTTCACGGAGAAAATCCTCCTCCTCCTCAACCGCGAGC ACGATCCGGTTCGCATTTTTGAGCACGAACCGGCGCCGCCTCACGCCCTCCTCAAGCTTTTTGTGGACTTGCTGAGTCGCAAAACCACTGCTGCGCTTTTCTACACCAATGATATCAAAGTTTTGATCGATATCGTGGTGCGGAATGTGGCCGATTTGTCGCCAGGGGACAAG CGGAGGCAACAGTACATCGAATTGTGCCGGCTGGTGATGCGGAACACGAACTACGACGAGCACCGGCACCGCTTGGACGACATTCTGAAAAGCTTCACTCGGATTTTCTGCGAGGAGAGCGAGTTGAGCAAAACCGACCAGCAGCTGGTCCGTGAGATTTCGCACGAGTTTCCGCAtttcttcaaataa
- the LOC662862 gene encoding annexin B9, whose product MNHFGCSKIPKHSQIATSPTVTPSKFFLSSEDAEVLHKAMTGPGTDEKAIVNIITKRSLAQRLEIMSQFNKHHNNNLISELKKELSGDLKQLILALMTPREELYAEELHRAISGLGTDEDVLIEVLCTLNNAEIMTIRHAYHKLFHKSLEGDIKGDTSGYFKQLLVALCGVQRDECAATDKTEAVSEAENLYNAGENQWGTDESTFTKILTERSYPQLRLIFAEYEKLTGHGIEQAIKSEFSGDIKDGLLAIVETVQNKAKFFAKKLHKSMKGLGTNDRDLIRVVVTRSEIDMGEIKNEYQKEYGKTLAEAIKGDTSGDYRKCLLALIGEK is encoded by the exons ATGAATCACTTCGGATGTTCCAAAATACCAAAG CACTCCCAAATTGCCACATCTCCAACAGTAACACCTTCGAAATTTTTCCTCTCAAGTGAAGATGCCGAAGTTTTACACAAAGCAATGACAGGGCCCGGAACTGACGAAAAAGCCATCGTTAACATTATCACGAAACGGTCCTTAGCCCAACGTTTAGAAATAATGTCTCAATTTAATAAACACCACAATAACAATTTAATCTCCGAgcttaaaaaagaattaagcGGCGACTtgaaacaactaattttgGCCCTAATGACACCACGTGAAGAATTGTACGCTGAGGAATTACACAGGGCTATTAGCGGGTTAGGAACCGACGAAGATGTCCTAATTGAAGTTTTATGTACTTTGAATAACGCAGAAATTATGACCATCAGACATGCTTATCACAAAC tgTTTCACAAAAGCCtcgaaggtgacataaaagggGACACCAGTGGCTACTTTAAACAACTTTTGGTAGCCCTCTGCGGTGTTCAACGTGACGAGTGTGCCGCGACCGATAAAACCGAGGCAGTTTCCGAGGCTGAAAATCTATACAATGCTGGGGAAAACCAATGGGGGACTGACGAATCcacttttactaaaattctaACCGAGAGAAGTTATCCTCAACTTCGGCTTATTTTCGCAGAGTATGAAAAATTGACTGGTCACGGGATCGAGCAAGCAATTAAGAGTGAATTCTCCGGTGATATTAAAGACGGTTTATTGGCAATTGTGGAGACagttcaaaataaagcaaaattttttgccaaaaaattgcataaGAGTATGAAAGGCTTGGGAACTAATGATCGAGATTTGATAAGAGTGGTTGTGACCAGGAGTGAAATTGACATGggggaaattaaaaatgaatatcAAAAAGAGTACGGGAAGACTTTGGCTGAGGCTATTAAG GGCGATACATCCGGcgattatagaaaatgccttcTAGCTCTTATCGGCGAAAAGTAA
- the LOC662891 gene encoding annexin B9-like isoform X1 has translation MSGSGYPYPQGSNYSPYPPYPPNSAPPYPPNPPYPTQGGVFAPSLGFNVGSPMYMPQPYAGAGYPSSASGTSYASSAPPYPNPTPTMYPNPHSNPYPGPRPNPGSYPNPKPSTPYYGSNPTPSPQPGPYPHPKPSTPYYGHQATHSNSYQTPKVKRSPTVVPAHPFDPRKDAEILRKAMKGFGTDEKAIINVLTKRSNAQRLEIAVHFKTLYGKDLISDLKSELSGNFEKTIIALMTPLPQFYAKELHDAISGLGTDETVLIEVMCTLTNAEIRTIREAYHRTYHNNLESDLKGDTSGHFRRLMVALCSAGRDESMVVDQAAAISEAQALYEAGEGRWGTDESTFNMILCQRNYEHLKMVFQEYHRISGHDIEKAIKKEFSGDIQDGLLAVVRSIKNQPAFFAKCLYKSMKGLGTNDRDLIRLVVTRCEIDMGDIKREYIKNHGESLADAIKGDTSGDYKKCLLALIGEA, from the exons ATGAGTGGCTCCGGATATCCGTACCCCCAG GGCTCGAATTATTCACCTTATCCACCATACCCTCCAAATTCGGCACCTCCATACCCTCCAAACCCCCCTTACCCCACGCAAGGAGGAGTTTTTGCTCCCAGTTTGGGCTTCAATGTTGGCTCACCCATGTACATGCCGCAACCCTACGCCGGTGCAGGCTACCCTTCGTCAGCAAGTGGAACGTCTTATGCTTCAAGTGCGCCCCCTTACCCAAACCCCACCCCAACTATGTACCCCAACCCCCACTCGAATCCATATCCAGGTCCAAGACCCAATCCAGGCTCATACCCGAACCCCAAACCGTCAACCCCATATTATGGCTCCAATCCAACCCCAAGCCCCCAGCCAGGCCCATACCCACACCCCAAACCATCAACCCCATATTATGGACACCAAGCAACTCATTCGAATTCGTATCAAACGCCAAAAGTGAAG AGGTCTCCAACGGTGGTTCCCGCCCACCCTTTTGACCCACGAAAGGACGCGGAAATTCTGCGCAAGGCCATGAAAGGCTTCGGAACGGACGAAAAGGCCATTATTAACGTGCTAACGAAGCGTTCAAATGCCCAACGATTGGAAATCGCAGTCCATTTTAAAACTCTTTACGGAAAAGACCTAATCAGCGATTTGAAGAGCGAACTGAGTGGGAATTTCGAGAAAACGATTATTGCTTTAATGACTCCACTTCCACAATTTTACGCTAAAGAGTTGCACGATGCAATTTCCGGGCTTGGAACCGACGAAACCGTCCTCATAGAGGTCATGTGTACCTTAACTAATGCCGAAATCAGGACAATCAGAGAAGCGTATCATAGAA CCTACCACAACAACCTCGAAAGTGACCTCAAAGGGGACACCAGTGGTCATTTTCGACGACTGATGGTCGCACTTTGCAGTGCGGGACGTGACGAAAGCATGGTCGTGGATCAGGCGGCTGCCATTTCCGAAGCCCAGGCTCTTTACGAAGCCGGGGAGGGTCGATGGGGCACCGATGAATCCACGTTTAATATGATTCTGTGTCAGCGGAATTATGAACACTTGAAAATGGTATTTCAGGAGTATCACAGAATTTCAGGACATGACATTGAGAAGGCCAtcaaaaaagaattttctgGTGACATTCAGGATGGTCTTTTGGCTGTTGTGAGATCGATTAAGAACCAACCGGCTTTCTTCGCCAAATGTTTATACAAAAGTATGAAAGGTTTGGGGACCAATGACCGCGATTTGATCAGACTGGTGGTCACGCGGTGCGAAATTGACATGGGGGACATTAAAAGGGAATACATTAAAAACCACGGAGAATCCTTGGCTGATGCCATCAAG GGAGATACGTCAGGAGATTACAAAAAGTGTCTTTTGGCCCTCATTGGGGAAGCGTAA
- the LOC662891 gene encoding annexin B9-like isoform X2: MSGSGYPYPQRSPTVVPAHPFDPRKDAEILRKAMKGFGTDEKAIINVLTKRSNAQRLEIAVHFKTLYGKDLISDLKSELSGNFEKTIIALMTPLPQFYAKELHDAISGLGTDETVLIEVMCTLTNAEIRTIREAYHRTYHNNLESDLKGDTSGHFRRLMVALCSAGRDESMVVDQAAAISEAQALYEAGEGRWGTDESTFNMILCQRNYEHLKMVFQEYHRISGHDIEKAIKKEFSGDIQDGLLAVVRSIKNQPAFFAKCLYKSMKGLGTNDRDLIRLVVTRCEIDMGDIKREYIKNHGESLADAIKGDTSGDYKKCLLALIGEA; this comes from the exons ATGAGTGGCTCCGGATATCCGTACCCCCAG AGGTCTCCAACGGTGGTTCCCGCCCACCCTTTTGACCCACGAAAGGACGCGGAAATTCTGCGCAAGGCCATGAAAGGCTTCGGAACGGACGAAAAGGCCATTATTAACGTGCTAACGAAGCGTTCAAATGCCCAACGATTGGAAATCGCAGTCCATTTTAAAACTCTTTACGGAAAAGACCTAATCAGCGATTTGAAGAGCGAACTGAGTGGGAATTTCGAGAAAACGATTATTGCTTTAATGACTCCACTTCCACAATTTTACGCTAAAGAGTTGCACGATGCAATTTCCGGGCTTGGAACCGACGAAACCGTCCTCATAGAGGTCATGTGTACCTTAACTAATGCCGAAATCAGGACAATCAGAGAAGCGTATCATAGAA CCTACCACAACAACCTCGAAAGTGACCTCAAAGGGGACACCAGTGGTCATTTTCGACGACTGATGGTCGCACTTTGCAGTGCGGGACGTGACGAAAGCATGGTCGTGGATCAGGCGGCTGCCATTTCCGAAGCCCAGGCTCTTTACGAAGCCGGGGAGGGTCGATGGGGCACCGATGAATCCACGTTTAATATGATTCTGTGTCAGCGGAATTATGAACACTTGAAAATGGTATTTCAGGAGTATCACAGAATTTCAGGACATGACATTGAGAAGGCCAtcaaaaaagaattttctgGTGACATTCAGGATGGTCTTTTGGCTGTTGTGAGATCGATTAAGAACCAACCGGCTTTCTTCGCCAAATGTTTATACAAAAGTATGAAAGGTTTGGGGACCAATGACCGCGATTTGATCAGACTGGTGGTCACGCGGTGCGAAATTGACATGGGGGACATTAAAAGGGAATACATTAAAAACCACGGAGAATCCTTGGCTGATGCCATCAAG GGAGATACGTCAGGAGATTACAAAAAGTGTCTTTTGGCCCTCATTGGGGAAGCGTAA